Proteins encoded by one window of Pseudochaenichthys georgianus chromosome 9, fPseGeo1.2, whole genome shotgun sequence:
- the ch25hl3 gene encoding cholesterol 25-hydroxylase-like protein, producing MLNPPSEAPVLQGLWEAVQAGQREVLLSPYLPASYAFLTHMLLCTPFLALDALGSVCQRVRSWRVSAGSGPPPSLRRWGECFLRVLSRYLSSVLPATALLHALCSPAVFPLLAPSCWELCVEVFACLLVFDTLFFICHVAMHRMPWLYRRIHRHHHRHHLPFALAAQDSSSLELLSLLLLALSSSWLVGCHPLSEAVFHLLNSWLAVEDHCGYDLPWALHRLLPCLGGAPCHQAHHALHNVNYAPYFTHWDLLFGTYCAPEQYLRKER from the exons ATGCTCAATCCCCCCTCGGAGGCTCCCGTGCTGCAGGGTCTGTGGGAGGCGGTCCAGGCCGGGCAGCGCGAGGTGCTGCTCTCCCCTTACCTGCCCGCCTCCTACGCCTTCCTGACGCACATGCTCCTCTGCACACCTTTCCTCGCGCTGGACGCGCTGGGCAGCGTGTGTCAGCGGGTACGCTCGTGGAGAGTGTCTGCAGGCTCGGGCCCCCCGCCCTCGCTCCGCCGCTGGGGGGAGTGTTTCCTCCGCGTGCTGAGCAGATACCTGAGCTCCGTGCTGCCCGCCACCGCGCTGCTGCACGCGTTGTGCAGCCCCGCGGTGTTCCCCCTGCTCGCGCCCTCCTGCTGGGAGCTGTGCGTGGAGGTGTTCGCGTGTCTGCTGGTTTTTGATACGCTCTTCTTCATATGTCACGTGGCCATGCACAG AATGCCCTGGCTGTACCGCAGGATCCACCGGCACCACCACCGGCACCACCTCCCCTTCGCCCTGGCTGCTCAGGACAGCTCTTCTCTGGAGCTCCTgtccctgctgctgctggccctGAGCAGTTCCTGGTTGGTCGGCTGCCACCCGCTCAGCGAGGCCGTCTTCCACCTGCTCAACAGCTGGCTGGCGGTGGAGGACCACTGCGGATACGACCTGCCGTGGGCTCTGCACCGCCTGCTGCCCTGCCTGGGAGGAGCCCCCTGCCACCAGGCCCACCATGCTCTGCACAACGTCAACTACGCCCCCTATTTCACCCACTGGGACCTCCTCTTCGGGACATACTGTGCACCAGAGCAGTATCTACGTAAAGAGAGATAA